One genomic window of Euleptes europaea isolate rEulEur1 chromosome 8, rEulEur1.hap1, whole genome shotgun sequence includes the following:
- the LOC130481865 gene encoding mas-related G-protein coupled receptor member H-like, with protein sequence MAIFTDFICIFGLVGNGIVLWLFGFRIKRNPFTTYILNLTICDFGFLLFLFLFNIFPMIYIFSVHLDTVILDILLGYDTFLSLLLLMYSSGQFLLTAISLDRCVAVLFPDWYYCHRSPNVSTTVCSLIWVFLFLLCGMQLTLLFTGNNDDFHLMLFYQYFAISSICLLLMTISSLILFIKFHLKLQTCQYGKLLTVILLTLLFALLFSFLTSAFSIAMYLQKF encoded by the exons ATGGCCATCTTCACTGATTTTATCTGCATTTTTGGACTTGTGGGAAATGGAATTGTCCTCTGGCTTTTTGGCTTCCGCATCAAGAGGAATCCTTTCACCACCTACATCCTGAACTTGACCATCTGTGACTTTGGGTTCCTTTTGTTCCTATTTCTTTTCAATATTTTCCCCATGATATACATCTTTTCTGTACACTTGGATACTGTCATTCTTGATATTTTGCTTGGATATGATACTTTTCTGAGTCTTCTCTTATTAATGTATAGCAGTGGTCAGTTTCTCTTGACCGCCATCAGCCTTGACAGGTGTGTGGCagtccttttcccagattggtaCTATTGCCACCGGTCACCAAATGTGTCCACTACTGTGTGCTCCCTCATATGGGTATTCTTATTCTTGCTATGTGGAATGCAATTAACCCTGTTATTTACTGGAAACAACGATGATTTTCATCTAATGCTATTCTACCAGTATTTTGCAATTTCTTCTATATGCCTCCTGCTAATGACCATTTCCTCTCTGATCCTGTTCATCAAATTCCACCTtaaattacaaacatgtcaatATGGAAAGCTTTTAACAGTCATCTTACTTACTCTGCTCTTTGCCCtcctgttttctttcctgaccagtGCCTTTTCAATTGCCATGTATCTTCAG AAGTTCTAG